The Dioscorea cayenensis subsp. rotundata cultivar TDr96_F1 chromosome 18, TDr96_F1_v2_PseudoChromosome.rev07_lg8_w22 25.fasta, whole genome shotgun sequence genome includes the window gTTAAGGTGGATGATGTGTTCTCCACAAGTTCacaggtcgcacacaagtagtaaagtgataCCCCGTggggggtagggttgttgaaccaaaGTGACTGGACTTAAACTACTAATTTATCTACTGATGTTTAGTTAAACAAGAATTAGATTGAGGTAGAATTAAAAGCAATTAACAAAGGAGAGAAATGATGGTAGTGATAGGGGGATTAGGATTgagaattcaacaacaaaagaacaatGCCCCGGGAGGATTCCTATGAattatagcatgctgacttgattCTAAAGCCTACCAaatacattctatggttcaagtttctgctcaagagcaatgttgcatttATGGCTCTCaattacaccaagttttactaaAGTAACtgtgggtttcatacacatcagGTTTTGCAGTCACACAAGGCTactacaactatggtaatccacacacacaaagttttacctaagcaactgtgcaaatcaaacacatcaacttatgcaaacacatgattaaacacaagaatccaaaagaactctgtaaacattaatatcaagtagtcaaagtatacaaaacaacatagttcacatcctGGGGCATCGTGGACCATTAGCCCCTCATAAATGGGTataacaaggaaaacaaagatgaagaactagagaaagaagccatgaCTCCCTTTTCCTCAAGATAATCTTCATCTCCGAGCTCCGTATGCTAGCCCTACTtttcttgtgcctccaactcgtcCTTGATCCCTTtaaaaggtgtggtgaagcctgatcttcgctCTATTCAAAGTTCTCCCGGTGGAGATTAGAGTCCctaaacaaagatgagagcaaaccctataaattagaattaaaaaagGCTGTCTTCGAGCTCGACATGGaataagcatgatcgtgcttaaaCCGTGTTTCCATGGTGaggttttgagtgaatcggctaagtgctcACCTAGAATTTCTAGTGGGAGGAAGCGTGGTTGTGCTTGGACCATGCTTAACTTGAGCATGATCGTACTAGGAGCATCCAGTTTGTGCTTCCCCTGTTAAGCAGAAAATAACTCAAGCTAGAGATTTCTAGGGGAGGGGCACAAGCATGCTTCGACCGTGTTTGGCTTGGTGACACCCCCTTgcaaggtttatcacttggtcaTCATGAGGCTGAGATATTCAGGGGGACagagcacgactgtgctctgCCTGTGCTGAGATTGAACACTTAGCCAAATCTCTAATCTTCACTCGTTTGGTATCctgattcactcctaattgcttcgAGCTCCCCAATTCCCGCATCACCAACAaatatacccataatagcaccgaatatatacaaatatgtgctaaaaggcaagcgaaagcatgaattgagggtaagaaaacatgatatgagttGCACTCATCAGTGGACAAGTTCATTTTTCCTGTGGATTTCATTATTCTTGATGTTGATGACAAGGTTGAGGTATCATTGATTTTAGAAAGGCCATTTTTAGCAACTTTAATGGCTTTTATTGATGTTAAGGATGGTCGGATAACACTCCGAgttggagaagaggaagtggtttTCAAACTTCGAGACTCTATGCGGCACACTATGGACTTTGATGACACTTGTTATTTTATAGATGTTATTGACGGAGTTATTTCTGAATTTGTGCAGGATACATTTTTAAAGGATAAGCTCTCTGAATTATTAGAAGATGATCCTGTCGATGATGAAGCTGGGGAAGAAGTGATGATAGAATCTTATTACCTTTAGTTGCCGTCTGTCGAAGTTTCTGCACCACCGGAACCGCCAAAGAAAAAAACCTCCCATGCCAAGAAATGGTGGAAAAAGGTGaccaccaaaagaaaaaaagccacATATTTCATCACCTAGCCCGACCACTTCCAACTACTAGAGTCCAGGGATTTTTGGTGAGATCAATTTGATTAACTCTTTAGTACCCTACTCGTGTAGTTGGTTTTTTGGTGGTCCTGAGAGATCTTGATTTCACGAACCTCCTTGAGCGTAAaacaggtacatcaagctagtgacattaaacaagcacttcttaggaggcaacccaagtcgtcgtgtttgtttttgtgaattttgttttgtgttagtcatttttttcctttttggttaTCTTTTTCACCTTCTCGTGCTATGGTCTGCTTTATTGAGGGATTTTCggcatcttttttttattcttttaggGAGTTGGCTTTATCTTGATTGTTCTTACGGGGCTCAATTGCTTGCCTTAGAGAAGGAAAACTCTTGTTATGGAATTGTTCAGGCCAAGCACGGGTAGAGCACACCCCTGCTTGTCCTACTGATTTTCTCTGGTTTCAGTTTTTGAAGCATTCCAGGTCAAGCACAGGGTGAGCATGAGCATGCCAGGAGGGTCAGCAAGTGCTTCGTGTGCTTTACATGATCATGTCTTACCCCTTGGGACTTTGGGGGATTCTCCTGAGATAATTAGGGGGAAGGACATGCCCTAAGCGCGATCGTGCTTACCCCTAGCATCTTGATGGCCATGGCATGCACGTTCTCTATGCGTGCTCAATCGTGACCCTTCAGTTTCCACCCTTCCATTTCAAAATTTAGCCCCTGATCGCATCCTTCCACTCCATTTCTCACATTTTTACCTCTTCTCTTCGGCTATTGTTTTCGTGAGTTTTGTTTCGTATCTTGCTAGACTTTGTTGCATTTAATCACTACTTTTCACACATTCTCTGTCGATCTTGGTAAGCCGCCATTTAACTTAATTGTTTGATTTGGGGTTTCCATTATCCATCATCTTGATTTAATGCTTGTTTCAACTCCTCATAAATgtcatttttctttgaaatcacCGAGTTTTCTTGCGAGACGAGTGAGGGCTCATTGGGGAAGATGGCCACTCGATGCATGATCGTGTTTTCCTAGTTGAGCACAATTTGCATGTCCTTGGCACGATTCTGTTCCCCTGTTTTCTTGACAGCTGTTTACTGATTGTCTTCATCTTCTCTTATAAATCATGCTTAGGAAATACATTGCATCCAAGAAGCCAGAACTAAGGCATCCACTCTTAACACTGACTATGTGCCTACCTTTCATACTCTGTCACACCAAGATCACTATGCACGACTTTCTCGTCGCCTTTTTTGGCAAATTGAGGGAAATTGATTGGGATGTCCTCTGTGAGGTTGGTTTGGAGGTAGAGGTTCAGCGGTTATTGAGTGTCGGAGCTTGGTGGCAGCTATTCCATATCACTGATAACACTTAAAAGCAGTTGGTGCTTGAGGTGTTAGCCACGTTTGAGTTATCCCGGAGGACCGTTGCATTTCATCTTGCTGATTTCATCCAGTTTCAGGCATTTGGCACGATGCTACGGATGAGTCTCACTGACTTCTTTATTCGGCTGGGCTTTATGATGCGGAGTTCACTCGGACTCTTGAATACGATGCATTGTTGATTTCCCGACCACTTAGAGAGTCACTGGAGGACGCTTGGAGGTAGCTAAGCACTTCTCCTACTTATGATCTTCGCTAGACCAAGGCCACCACCCTCCGCACTCCGGCACTCCAGTATATCCATTTCATCCTCAGTCACACTTTGATGGGGCGTGGCAATAGTACTGGGGTTGTCAATAGCCGTGACTTTGACTTTCTTCTAAGCATGATGGATGGATTCCACCTTCATCTCCCATTAGGGGACCAACCCTCGCATTGGCGCTCTCTTTGTTGGCCCCTATATCACATGTCTACTCAAACGGGCATTCTAGAAGGGATTGACAGGATGAGGATAGTTGGCGGTGTTGCATCTATGACCCTTGAGACACTGAGGTCGATGGGGATGTTGCAACATGTCCAAACAACCAGGGAGGTTGAGTACCTAGTCTGACAGCACTCTGATACTGTCCCTACCACTACCTTTGCTGATGCTACTCTCTCCTCCCCGCTGGCCACTACCACTTCGCGATAGCGGTCGCGTTCGCCACCTCGCGCCCCCTCTAGTCACCCAGACCAGGTTACCTATTCCTTAGTAGCATTTACATCGGTACAGAGCGGCATGGCATGTATTGCTGAGCATTTAAGTATGCGGTTATCTCCTGAGCCAGTTTCTCCTGTGTGACCCACACGTCATATTGGAGTTGATACATCTTATTTGGGCTCTCACGCTAGCTCTACTTCTTTTGGCAATGATTTTCTGCTTGATAGCGCAACTTCCGGACAGCCACAACACTAGTCCTTTCCCTTGTTTCTATTCTTGTGTTCTTATTTCCATCATTTGTAGTCAGGtagcaaggggagtcccctgctacatttttgtttgattacttttgctttgcttttatattttgttgttttgttatctttagtatttttattttattttgatttcccTGGGTTTCACTTGTGTCTCTCCACTCATCTCAGGGATTGTGTGGTTGCTTGGAGTTGGATAGCACACACGTTGAGAGTGCCtcatcactctccgtgttcaGGAAATTCATTTCAATTCCGTTTTGTTGTGTTgttctcaaatttttatatacattatatacatttctacattgaggacaatgtagcTTTCAAgtgggtgggtgggtgggtgGGGTGAGGGGGTTGCATGCTTGCTTTTTATGGTTGAGTGCTttgctaatgatgatctatgattactttgttggaaattcttaaacttaGGGGACCATGTTTGTTAGTGCCTTAATTGGAGCCAAAATGTAGACTCTCTATTACTCTAAAGACCTAAGACCTCATCAATTTACAATAATTGTGGAGCGACCTATTCTACGATGATAACCTTTCGCTTTGGATGAAGTTTAGTTTTCCTCttcgaataaaaaaaatggaagttAGATTGCTCAATTTGGATGCCCTACCAGTCAATTTCAAAATTCGgtgtgtaaaaagatggtagaaagagctatcgccTTATTAGAATGAAAgccgctcttgagtagtcaaattttgggcattgcAAGTGTACATCTGATGACCTACCaagggaaaaggctacctctagggtgtatgaagctactacccactatGTCTAGTTGGAATAATGGTCAAAAGCATAGATTAATTCCTAGAGACTTTGgggcactcaatttagggtttcATACACACACGAGGTCTTTAAAGGAAAAGCGTAGCCTTTTATTGTGCATTATTGTtggtctaaccctcatggtttCCCCCATACTTGAGAATTTGTCATTCTCCTGAGATCAGAAGTATTGCACTCATCCTTTCTTTTAATGAGTgatgtgagattgcttgaggacaagaaaactttcaagtgtgggggtatttgatgagtgtatttcatatcatatttatttaccctaaattcattaattttctcatcttttagcataattttgtgtatatttggtgctattctgggtatagttGTCCAGTGAGCAGGATTTTGGGGTTcgaagcaatttggagtgaattcGGTGATGAAACGAGCGAAGAACAAAGATATTTGCTAAACACTCAAGTTGAACACGGGCAGAGCTAGATCATGCTCTATCCTACTGATTATCTCTGCCTGGAGGAATGCCCAACGAAAACTCAAGCAGAAGGGTGCTCTCAGGCTGAACACGGTCTGGGCACGAGCGTGTTCCTCTCACTGAATATTTCAGGTATGAGGCATTTTCTGCTTAATAGGGGAAGCATACTTCGCTTACTCCTAGCACGATCGCACTCAAGTGAAACACGGTCCAAGCACGATCATGCCCCCTCCCACTAGAAAATTCAAGCGAGCACTCGACCAATTCACTCAAAAGCCCAACCGAGgaaacacggtctaagcacgacTGTGCTTAGCCTGTGTCGAGCCCGAAACCGCCCTTTTTACTCCAGATTTCAGGGTTTCACTCTCAGCTTTGTTCAGGGATTTTTTTCTCCACTGGGAGGACTTTGAGGAGAGGGAAGAttaggcttcaccacaccttctaaggggatcaagaaCTAGTTAGAGGCACAAGGAAATTGGAATTAGCATATTGCAGCTTGACTAGGAAGATTATCTTATGATTAAGGGATTCATGTCTACTTCCCTTggttctttctctttatcttcctCATTATACCtgtccatgaggggctaactgtcCATGGTACCCTGGGACATGAACTATGATTTTTTGTATGCCTTAACtacttgcttttaatgtttacagagttcttttgATTCTTGGGTTAAAttttgtgttgcataacttgatgacTTTGATGTGCACGGTTACTTTcataaaacttggtgtatggattaccatagttgtagttaccttgtgtaattataaaatttgttgtgtttgaaatgcacagttataaaacttggtgtatgtgagaaccatagatgcaacattgcttttgagcacacacttgaatcttAGAATGTATCTGGTAGGCCTTAAAAGTAAGTCAGCATGTTATAGCTCcttggggcattgctctcttgttgttaagGTCTCAATCCTAATCACCTGACATCTCCATTTGTTCTTTCCTTATtagcttgtttctattgtttaaAACAACCCAATTCTTACTTAACTAGATATCAGAAGAAGtgttagtactttaagtccaatccctgaggttcgacaaccctaccccttacaggtaccactttactacctGTGTGCAACCCGTATACTTGTGGAGAGTGCATCCACTAGCCATACTATTCAACATACTAATACTCATATAAACATTGACTGATGCCATAtccatgagggattaacttgcCATGTGTGATGGCCAAAATTTATAAGGACAAGCTAATAAAGTTATGACCCATGCAATAGATGGATGAGTCTTTCtgagatttttttcttgtaattgGGAATGTTTATTTTGTCTGTGTTGATGATGAGGAAGCCCCTTAACTTTCCAAAACCCGGAgtttatattacatttttgtGTAGCCGATGAAATCTATTACTCATATTCAGTGAGTTTGTGAAACATCAtaccacaattttttttctcaaacattgtaattttattcttgttgGTATTGATATCTGTGTTTCAATTTTCTATATTAATATTCTTGAATTCTTAGCAGATTTCTTCATTGTTTATGGTGCTTGCAGGAGTTTCGGtaaattgattttgtttccataCAAAAATTGggataatagaagatattttggAGCTGATAACCTGAAGAGAAAGATATTGCAAAAGGGATATCTTTGCATGTATTAAACACACAACCATTGTTCCTTGATTTGTTCAGAGATTGTGatcaatattttctttgatatttccTATCAATAGGTTTACCAAACAAGCTCAAACTCAAAGCTCTGTATTCCATTTAGATTTTCCAGTTCATGAGGTACCTATTTCAGATTGTTAGTTTAATCTTTTCTATATTATCAATCTGTCTCATAATGTTGTatgttttttgtaattttttcatCACAGTTGCTTCTTCATGTTATAACTTCTGAAATGTATATGTTATAACTTCGTAGGCATGAAATCTTCATATATcattctttaaattatttttctgtAATTGTTTCCCTCGTAGTTGCTTCTTCATGCCATTGATGTCAGCAGTAATTGAAGCAAAAGAGAATTTGGAGTTGAAGTGATGAAGAACAGCAGATTGAAGTCTCTGAATTGTCCTGGTGTCAATAGTTTCAATTGGAAGGGTGTTTCTGTCTTTTTAGGTGTTCAAATATCAGTTAAGTTTGTTAGGAGATGGCTGGAAGGTAACTAAGGGCTGAGATTCATTTGATCTGAGATgaagtttaagttcgaggcagatGAACGGTGAGAAGCTTAAGCGGTTGGTTTGACTTTGGTGGAGACACGTGCTATAGTGACTCAGTACGATTTTCTTTTGGGTACCCAAGTATTGTAAAGTATATAAGGTTATGTGTTTTTaatgagttaaaaaaatgatgtttttttctgaaaatttcCTGTTCTTGAGTGTGTTCGAGTGAATTTTTCCCTGTGAATCGAGAGAGTTTTGACCAAAACTTTGTATTAGACTTTTGTTGCtcatgtttttttggtttttcatgtATTGAATTTCGGAGGAATCGGAGTTGTATACAAACCGGTATCTCTATTTTTAGTGAAGCGATTCAAGTATTGCTTTTTTTCTAGTTGATTTcatcttgtatgaattttcGAACAAAGAagttgttttttgtgtttggtttgtataagaaagttgttcctCTGGGTCTTAACTCTCTGTGTACTAattatcagtggtatcagagctgcgAGGTTAGAGTTGTTGGTGTTTGTTTGCTGGTGTGTTGAGAGGTGGTATTTCAGTTGTGAGGTTTGATCTAGAGAAGTTTTTTGGAGTGATTGTTGAGGAAAATAGAAATGGCATCTAGTTCTTCATCTACACCAACACCAGAGATTTCTCATCCTCTACTGCCAATTTTCAAAGGAGAAGGCTATGAACACTGGAGTTTCAGGATGAAAACTTTTTTTAGGTCCCAAAGGCTAtggaaaataattgaaaaaggGTTTAGTGAAGAGAAGCCTAcagaaaaagaaattgaagaagatgcAAAGGCCTTTTTTCTATTGCAGCAGGCTGTTGATGAGTCTATACTTCACGAGGTTGGTGAGGTTTTCGGACAACAAAAAGAAGCTTGGGAACAtctcaaaaaaatgaaaaatcaaaggcTCCTTGAGGATGGTTTTACGTTAGGGCAATGCAGACCTTGAGGCAGAAGTTTGATTTACTacaaatgaaagaagaagaaacaattcAGCAATATGTTACCAGGGTGCTTACTGTAGTGAATCAGATCAGAGGTATGGGCACAGAGATGAAGGAAATTGAAGTTGTTATGAAGGTGATGAGAAGTCTCTCCTCGAGGGTTTGTTCATGCGAGTGacatcaattgaagaagcaagggatTTAAAGACAATAACTCTAGATGAACTTAGTAGTGCTTTGCAGGCACATGAGGCCAGGTACAATCAATTTTCTGAGAGAAATGTAGATAAATCCTTTGCGGTTCAAGGGGAGGCAAGAGGTGGAAGGTCTATGCAGAGAGGTAGAAGTAGAAGTTTCAATTTCAGAGGAAGAGGCAGGTTTGATGGAAATTGTAGAGGTGGAGGTGTCTCGGATCAAAAGGCAAAGTCTGGACAAAAGGCAGCGAGTGTTCGATATTAATACATGGCAAAGAGGCAGAGGAAGTACAAGACTATTTGGAAGGTTCTCAAGGGGACAAAGACAATTTGGTGGACAGAGGTTCAATAGAGGAGGATTGCAAAATATCCAATGCTTCAATTGCAAGAGATATGGGCACACTCAAGCACACTGTTGgtctttaaacagaaactttgaGAAAGGTTCAAGCTCTAATTCTCAGGATGATGCTAGTGACTATGGGAGCTTATTTCTGGTATATGGTGGTGATGATAaggttctctcttctctttggTTATTGGATAGTGGCTGTTCAAATCACATGACTGGGAATAAGAATTTATTCTATAGTCTTGATGAGTCAGTAAAGCATGTGGTGAAGCTTGGCAATGATAGAGATGTTGAGGTGCTAGGAAAAGGTTCAGTACTAGTCTTGATGCAAGGAGGTATTAAAAAACTCATACATAATGTGAAGTATGTTCCTCAGCTAGCTCATAACTTGTTAAGCATTGGTCAGTTGACAATCTGTGGCTATGAGATTGTATTCAAGGAGCATTGGTGCAGAATTTTAAACAGTTCAGGTGAATCAGTTTTGTTAATTCATAGAAACAGGAATAATTTATATCCTGTGGAATTCACTTCAGATTGTGAACAGGTGAATTTGGTTAGCAAAAAGGAGAATGATTCTCTGCTATGGCATCAGAGATATGGGCATTTGAATTTTCAGGGGCTGCAGGTTTTTTCTCAGCAGGAATTGGTGATGGGTCTACCTCAAATACAAGTTATTAAGAACTGTGAAGATTGTGTATATGGGAAGCTTACAAGGTTGCCTTTTAATTCAGGAAAATCATGGAGAGCTAGGAGGAAATTGCATTTGGTACATACAGATGTATGTGGACCAATGCAGACTGAAGCAATAAATGGAGGccgatattttcttttgtttattgatGACTTCACAAGAATGTGCTGGgtttacattttaaaattcaaacatgAGGTGTTCAgttgttttcaaaaattcatGACTTATGTGGAGAGACAATCTGGATGCAAGTTGAAAATTCCCAGATCTGATAGAGGTGGAGAATTTATGTCAGGTGAATTTCAAGCTTTTTGTGCTCAGAAAGGGGTTAAACATGAATTAACAGCTCCTTACTCACCTCAGCAGAATGGAATTGCAGAAAGAAAGAACAGAACTTTAGTAGAAAAAGCCAAGAGAATGCTTAAGGCTAGtggtttggaaaaaaatttctgGGCAGATGCAGTGTGTACAGCAGcatatatttctaatatatcACCCACATTTGCGGTTCACGGGATGACACCTCAT containing:
- the LOC120282785 gene encoding uncharacterized protein LOC120282785, whose protein sequence is MSRYAKFLKELLMNKRKLEEVPSVTLSKECSALITNKLFKKKKDPRGFIVPCTIGGLVNEKALADLGASINLIPYKIFQKLGLGEPKPTAMILQLTDRSIRQPRGIIEDILVKVDDVFSTSSQVEVSLILERPFLATLMAFIDVKDGRITLRVGEEEVVFKLRDSMRHTMDFDDTCYFIDVIDGVISEFVQDTFLKDKLSELLEDDPVDDEAGEEVMIESYYL